One genomic window of Cellulophaga sp. Hel_I_12 includes the following:
- a CDS encoding Hsp20/alpha crystallin family protein, translating to MSLVKFKRKPFGNLVTQDFFDMDDFFDNRGWVRDMLPERFWNGKRGEPALNIKETDDRFEIELAAPGFAKKDFEVTIDDGCLNIKAEKSASDEESDKNFTRREFSYQSFERSLQLPETVKQEAIKAAYKDGILSFNLTKKEEVKKIPPKKVQIA from the coding sequence ATGTCACTAGTAAAATTTAAAAGAAAACCATTTGGTAATTTAGTAACTCAAGATTTTTTTGATATGGATGATTTTTTCGATAATCGTGGATGGGTAAGAGATATGTTACCCGAACGTTTTTGGAATGGAAAACGAGGAGAACCAGCCTTAAATATTAAAGAAACAGACGATCGTTTTGAAATAGAATTAGCAGCTCCTGGATTCGCGAAAAAAGATTTTGAAGTTACCATCGATGATGGTTGCTTGAACATTAAAGCAGAAAAATCAGCATCGGATGAAGAATCAGATAAGAACTTTACTAGACGCGAGTTTAGTTACCAATCTTTTGAACGCTCTTTACAATTGCCAGAAACTGTTAAGCAAGAAGCTATTAAAGCCGCTTATAAAGATGGAATTTTGAGTTTTAATTTAACAAAGAAAGAAGAAGTAAAAAAAATACCGCCTAAAAAGGTTCAGATTGCTTAG
- the ppsA gene encoding phosphoenolpyruvate synthase, with protein MSLVLAISSITFETSLNLEKMLIKTFSTISIHDISQVGGKNASLGEMYNQLTTKGVRIPNGFATTSFAFWSFLKENKIQEALENIINGLDKKQYQNLTLIGERARHLILKSEFSTEFNKAITDAYKNLCGDTNVAVAVRSSATAEDLPDASFAGQHDTYLNIEGKEAVLGAVKKCFASLYTNRAIKYREDKGFKHEDIALSVGVQLMVRSDKGCSGVGFTIEPESGFENVILLSGVWGLGENIVQGTVNPDEFYIFKPSLKTNHYPILQKKLADKKLTMIYGGKEDKMTTINIDTPIEKQNQFVLNDEEVKVLSTWALLIEEHYDKPMDIEWAKDGISNELFITQARPETVHHSKNKNIHIEYKVVEKGKSLSQGNAIGSKIKVGQVVLLSSPKEAKDLTTDTVIVTDTITPDWDPLLKQVGGIITNKGGRTSHAAIVARELGVPAIVGCGNATAVLKNGQTITMSCAEGKTGYIYEGKLAYQEKQINFSGIRMPRTEVKLILADPENAFQLSFYPNNGVGLLRMEFIITHLVQIHPMALVNFEGIKDDAVKNRIEKITKNYSNKKTYFIDKLSEGIATIAAAFYPKEVIVRLSDFKTNEYANLIGGLNFEPHEENPMLGFRGASRYYNDLYKAGFALECAAIKKVRETMGLSNLKVMVPFCRTLSEGEKVLSVMEENGLKRGENGLEIYTMIEIPSNVILAKEFAKLFDGFSIGSNDLTQLTLGIDRDSELMGELFDENDEAAKKMISLAIKSAHETKTNIGLCGQAPSDFPEFAKFLVQEGINSISFNPDALLQGIENVTNAEDSLVAFGSASSSN; from the coding sequence ATGTCATTGGTTTTAGCAATAAGCAGCATTACTTTTGAAACATCATTAAATTTAGAGAAGATGCTTATTAAAACGTTTAGTACCATTAGTATCCACGATATTAGTCAGGTTGGTGGAAAAAATGCATCACTAGGAGAAATGTACAACCAATTGACGACTAAAGGTGTTCGTATTCCTAATGGTTTTGCAACTACTTCATTTGCTTTTTGGAGTTTTCTCAAAGAAAATAAGATACAAGAAGCATTAGAAAACATCATTAATGGCTTAGATAAAAAACAGTATCAAAATTTAACATTGATCGGAGAACGTGCGAGACACTTAATTCTTAAAAGCGAATTCTCAACAGAATTTAATAAGGCTATTACCGATGCCTATAAAAACTTGTGTGGAGACACGAACGTAGCTGTTGCCGTAAGGAGTAGTGCCACTGCAGAAGATCTTCCTGATGCAAGTTTTGCAGGTCAACATGATACCTATTTGAACATAGAAGGAAAAGAGGCTGTCTTAGGGGCTGTAAAAAAATGCTTTGCCTCACTCTATACCAATCGTGCTATTAAATACCGAGAAGATAAGGGTTTTAAACATGAAGATATTGCCTTATCAGTTGGTGTGCAATTAATGGTACGTTCAGATAAAGGGTGTTCTGGTGTTGGTTTTACTATAGAACCAGAATCGGGTTTTGAAAATGTTATTTTACTATCTGGGGTGTGGGGTTTAGGAGAAAATATAGTGCAAGGAACTGTAAATCCTGATGAATTTTATATTTTTAAGCCAAGCCTAAAAACCAACCACTACCCTATTCTACAAAAAAAGTTAGCTGATAAAAAATTAACCATGATTTACGGTGGCAAAGAAGATAAAATGACCACAATAAATATTGACACTCCCATTGAAAAACAAAATCAGTTTGTATTGAATGATGAAGAAGTTAAAGTTTTATCAACATGGGCATTACTTATTGAAGAACATTACGACAAACCCATGGATATTGAGTGGGCAAAAGATGGAATTTCTAATGAACTCTTTATTACTCAAGCTCGCCCAGAAACGGTGCACCACAGTAAAAATAAAAATATACATATTGAGTATAAAGTAGTAGAAAAAGGAAAGAGCTTGTCACAAGGCAATGCCATAGGTTCTAAAATAAAGGTTGGTCAAGTTGTTTTATTGAGCAGTCCAAAAGAAGCTAAAGATTTAACTACAGACACGGTAATTGTCACTGATACTATTACTCCCGATTGGGATCCATTACTAAAACAAGTTGGAGGTATTATCACGAATAAGGGCGGTAGAACCAGTCATGCTGCAATTGTAGCTCGCGAATTAGGAGTTCCTGCCATTGTAGGCTGCGGTAATGCTACGGCGGTACTAAAAAACGGCCAAACAATTACCATGTCATGCGCAGAAGGAAAAACTGGGTATATTTATGAGGGTAAACTAGCGTACCAAGAAAAACAAATTAATTTTTCAGGGATTCGAATGCCACGTACTGAAGTTAAATTGATTCTTGCTGATCCTGAAAATGCATTTCAACTTTCGTTTTATCCGAATAATGGTGTTGGATTATTACGTATGGAGTTTATTATTACACATCTAGTACAAATTCACCCTATGGCACTAGTTAATTTTGAAGGCATCAAAGATGATGCTGTCAAAAACAGAATAGAAAAAATCACTAAAAATTATAGCAACAAAAAAACATACTTCATTGATAAATTATCCGAAGGAATTGCAACAATAGCCGCTGCCTTTTATCCAAAAGAAGTTATTGTAAGACTTAGCGATTTTAAAACAAATGAATATGCAAACCTAATTGGAGGCCTAAATTTTGAACCTCATGAAGAAAACCCTATGCTTGGTTTTAGAGGTGCTTCCAGATACTATAATGACTTGTATAAAGCAGGCTTTGCCTTAGAATGTGCTGCCATAAAAAAGGTGCGCGAAACCATGGGACTCTCAAATCTTAAAGTAATGGTGCCTTTTTGTAGAACACTATCAGAAGGTGAAAAAGTACTTTCTGTCATGGAAGAAAATGGACTAAAACGAGGTGAAAATGGTCTTGAAATCTATACCATGATTGAAATTCCAAGTAATGTTATATTAGCCAAAGAATTTGCTAAACTATTTGATGGCTTTTCTATTGGCTCTAATGACCTTACCCAATTAACATTAGGAATTGACAGAGATTCTGAGCTTATGGGTGAATTATTCGATGAGAATGATGAAGCGGCTAAAAAAATGATTTCATTAGCTATAAAATCTGCACATGAAACTAAAACAAATATAGGTTTATGCGGTCAGGCGCCAAGCGATTTTCCTGAGTTTGCAAAATTTTTAGTTCAGGAAGGTATTAATAGCATTTCTTTTAATCCAGATGCATTATTACAGGGGATTGAAAATGTAACAAATGCAGAAGATAGCTTGGTAGCATTTGGCTCAGCATCGAGTAGTAATTAG
- a CDS encoding patatin-like phospholipase family protein has product MTVGLVLSGGGTRGIAHIGVLKALEEYNICPSYIAGTSAGAIVGALYAGGCTWQEILDFFKSTQIFSVTKYAKNKPGFIDTEKFYDQFNTYLPHDNFNSLQKKLYITATNLLDGTLKVFSTGELIKPILASSAVPGIFAPIKIENGYYTDGGTLNNFPVDLIKMYCDQVIGVYVNPFENVKIGDLKHAHNVMERVFHIMISHETFKKFQDCDVLIRPDEMMNFGMFSLKNIDTIFNLGYRSAKKALANNTHLVKTPLLEAEFEAMNGFAT; this is encoded by the coding sequence ATGACTGTTGGTTTAGTACTTTCTGGCGGTGGTACCCGTGGAATTGCACATATAGGTGTACTAAAAGCCTTAGAAGAATATAATATCTGCCCAAGCTATATTGCAGGTACTAGTGCAGGTGCTATCGTGGGTGCTCTTTATGCAGGAGGTTGTACATGGCAAGAAATATTAGACTTTTTTAAAAGTACGCAGATTTTTAGTGTCACAAAGTACGCAAAGAATAAACCAGGATTTATTGATACGGAAAAATTCTATGATCAATTCAACACCTATCTACCCCATGATAATTTTAATTCTTTACAAAAAAAGCTTTATATAACTGCTACTAATTTACTTGATGGCACTTTAAAAGTATTTAGCACTGGTGAACTTATTAAACCTATTTTGGCTTCTTCGGCAGTACCTGGAATATTTGCACCTATTAAAATTGAAAATGGCTACTATACCGACGGTGGCACACTAAATAATTTTCCTGTAGATCTTATAAAAATGTATTGTGATCAGGTCATTGGGGTTTATGTAAATCCTTTTGAAAATGTAAAAATTGGAGATTTAAAGCATGCCCATAATGTTATGGAGCGTGTATTCCATATCATGATATCTCACGAAACATTTAAAAAATTTCAAGATTGTGATGTACTTATACGTCCTGACGAAATGATGAACTTTGGAATGTTTTCTCTAAAAAATATAGATACCATTTTTAATCTTGGCTATAGGTCAGCAAAAAAAGCATTAGCCAATAATACTCACCTTGTAAAAACACCATTATTAGAAGCTGAGTTCGAGGCAATGAATGGTTTTGCCACTTAG
- a CDS encoding DUF6327 family protein, protein MNKHYHSFEEIDERLHILKIHREIEMESLRLIYNQTKLKLQPSHVVQNLSGNIQQMVLTLVLKKMKMLFQRIKREN, encoded by the coding sequence ATGAATAAACACTACCATTCTTTTGAAGAAATTGATGAAAGACTTCATATTTTAAAAATCCATAGAGAAATTGAAATGGAAAGCTTAAGGTTGATCTACAACCAAACAAAATTAAAACTACAGCCTTCACACGTAGTTCAAAATTTAAGTGGCAATATTCAACAAATGGTGTTAACGCTTGTTTTAAAAAAAATGAAAATGCTATTTCAAAGAATAAAAAGGGAAAATTAA
- a CDS encoding cation-transporting P-type ATPase: protein MIKNAFSIQIFAVVEQLKSSLENGLTIENAEKYLHVYGENQVPEHRPKKRAKILLDQFIDPIIWILIIAAFLSFIFLNWLEGIAILVAVLISIAIGFFMEFQAIRSLETLRKMGQATAKVKRSGKIIIVKASELVVGDLMLLESGDIISADARLFEVDNLSVKESALTGESLPIFKKTGVLPDNTPITHQSNMVFKGTMIITGFAKAIVTATGKYSQLGNIQQMGIDALQQITPLEKKLNNLSKRLVWFTLVMVLLIVITGYLQGKNLLFMIETGVALAVAAIPEGLLIVSTIALSQGMLRLSKRQVIIKKLEAVETLGATNIICTDKTGTLTEDLMEVHSVISADNFDLNKTFQNDLQFEKSKYTKTFEMLLLAGVLCNNVKYDFQEIHGDAIEVALLKYAKQIGYQIESFRKLYPEMLELPFDANRKLMATAHYKDKSFAVFSKGAFESLINHCDTILEEGKIKVFDDTQIWENKVEELASQGMRTLAFAYKEVVDAPTIDNILYGLTFLGIIGFIDPARKDVKATINVYKNAGIKVVMMTGDHPATSKKIAEEIGLLQPTSLNDAVIHGKALHGIENFGLNDNDKLLKASVFARVTPEQKLALVSFYQKNNYIVGMIGDGINDVPALRKADIGIAMGIRGTGAAREAADVILKNDTFTAIELAIHQGRVVFQNIRQFVVFLISCNFAEILSVGMAALLNLPSPLLPLQILFLNLVTDTFPALALGLGKGSKNIMKEPARNPKEAIMTKDDWFFTVLYGICITSAVLGMVIYSDMVLGLPSKKINNMAFFTLVFAQLLNVFNIPKQKLLFSKNEVTTNLWIWGALIVSLVFTFSAYFIIPIAKALGLEPLKFSEIVLTLLFALGAIFAAQIIKYISLCIGKSKTSI from the coding sequence ATGATTAAAAATGCATTTTCTATTCAAATTTTTGCTGTTGTTGAGCAATTAAAGAGTTCACTTGAAAACGGATTGACTATTGAAAATGCAGAAAAGTATTTGCATGTTTATGGTGAAAACCAAGTGCCAGAACATCGTCCTAAAAAAAGAGCAAAGATTCTTTTAGACCAATTCATAGATCCTATTATTTGGATATTAATTATAGCAGCCTTTTTGTCTTTTATTTTTCTTAATTGGTTAGAGGGTATTGCTATTCTAGTTGCAGTATTAATTTCAATAGCCATTGGTTTTTTTATGGAGTTTCAAGCAATCAGGTCTTTGGAGACTTTAAGAAAAATGGGGCAAGCGACGGCAAAGGTAAAACGTTCTGGAAAAATAATTATTGTAAAAGCTTCTGAATTGGTTGTGGGAGATTTAATGCTTTTGGAAAGTGGTGATATTATCTCTGCGGATGCTCGTTTGTTTGAAGTAGACAATCTTTCTGTTAAAGAATCTGCTTTAACAGGTGAGAGCTTACCTATATTCAAAAAAACAGGCGTCTTACCTGATAATACTCCAATAACTCATCAATCAAATATGGTGTTTAAGGGTACTATGATTATTACTGGATTTGCCAAGGCTATTGTTACCGCTACAGGTAAATATTCTCAATTAGGGAATATACAGCAAATGGGTATAGATGCTCTTCAACAAATCACACCACTTGAGAAAAAACTCAATAATTTAAGCAAACGGCTTGTTTGGTTTACTTTGGTTATGGTATTGTTAATTGTAATAACAGGTTATTTACAAGGTAAAAATTTATTATTTATGATTGAAACTGGCGTTGCTTTGGCGGTTGCAGCAATTCCAGAAGGGCTCCTAATTGTTTCGACCATTGCCTTATCTCAAGGAATGTTACGACTGTCAAAAAGACAAGTCATTATTAAAAAATTGGAAGCTGTAGAGACTCTTGGAGCTACTAACATAATATGTACAGATAAAACAGGTACACTTACCGAAGACCTTATGGAAGTTCATTCGGTTATTTCTGCGGATAACTTTGATTTAAATAAAACTTTTCAAAATGATTTACAATTTGAAAAGTCGAAATATACAAAAACTTTTGAAATGCTGCTTTTGGCAGGTGTTTTATGTAACAATGTAAAATATGATTTTCAAGAAATTCATGGAGATGCTATAGAGGTTGCATTACTCAAATATGCTAAACAAATAGGATATCAAATAGAGTCGTTTAGAAAATTATATCCTGAAATGTTAGAATTACCCTTCGATGCTAATCGCAAATTAATGGCTACTGCTCATTATAAAGATAAAAGTTTTGCTGTTTTTTCTAAAGGAGCTTTCGAAAGTTTAATTAATCATTGTGATACAATTTTAGAAGAAGGCAAAATAAAGGTATTTGATGACACCCAAATTTGGGAAAATAAAGTTGAGGAACTAGCTTCTCAAGGTATGCGAACGTTGGCGTTTGCATATAAAGAAGTAGTGGATGCACCTACTATAGATAATATACTTTATGGTCTCACTTTTTTAGGAATAATAGGATTTATTGATCCTGCTCGAAAAGATGTTAAGGCGACAATTAATGTTTATAAAAATGCAGGTATTAAGGTGGTAATGATGACTGGAGATCATCCTGCAACTTCAAAAAAAATTGCAGAAGAAATAGGATTATTACAGCCAACATCCCTAAATGATGCTGTTATTCATGGAAAAGCGCTTCATGGAATTGAAAATTTTGGCCTAAACGATAATGACAAACTATTAAAAGCATCGGTCTTTGCTCGTGTTACACCAGAACAAAAATTGGCACTCGTTAGTTTTTATCAAAAGAATAATTACATAGTAGGTATGATTGGTGATGGCATTAATGATGTACCAGCACTTAGAAAAGCTGATATAGGAATAGCCATGGGAATTCGCGGAACTGGAGCGGCAAGAGAAGCAGCTGATGTTATTCTAAAGAACGATACTTTTACCGCTATAGAATTAGCTATACATCAGGGTCGAGTGGTTTTTCAGAACATCCGTCAATTTGTGGTATTTCTAATATCCTGTAATTTTGCAGAAATACTTTCTGTTGGAATGGCTGCCCTACTCAATTTACCTTCTCCATTATTACCCCTTCAAATTTTATTTCTCAATTTAGTAACTGATACATTTCCGGCATTAGCATTGGGTTTAGGCAAAGGATCAAAAAATATTATGAAAGAGCCGGCCAGAAACCCAAAAGAGGCAATAATGACTAAAGATGATTGGTTTTTTACAGTTTTATACGGAATTTGTATTACAAGTGCAGTTTTAGGGATGGTAATTTATAGTGATATGGTATTAGGCTTACCATCGAAAAAAATAAACAATATGGCATTCTTTACTTTGGTTTTTGCACAATTACTGAATGTTTTTAATATTCCTAAACAAAAACTGTTATTTTCTAAAAATGAAGTGACTACTAATTTATGGATTTGGGGAGCATTAATCGTATCACTTGTTTTTACTTTTTCTGCTTATTTTATTATACCTATTGCCAAAGCACTGGGTTTAGAACCATTAAAATTTAGTGAGATAGTTTTAACATTATTATTTGCCTTAGGGGCAATTTTTGCTGCACAAATTATTAAATATATAAGCCTATGTATAGGAAAATCAAAAACTAGTATATAG
- a CDS encoding response regulator, producing the protein MKKILLIEDNVDVRENTADILEFANYEVMTAENGKIGIAKSIQFKPDIVVCDIMMPELDGYEVLKALAKNTSTASIPFIFLTAKTNRADVRMGMNLGADDYLTKPFEEHELLEAISSRLTKNEFLKKKISKNLEGLNSFLDEASAYINMESLTLGHTLKHYEKKDIIFWEGDNAHSLYFIEKGAVKTYKNTSEGKELVTGIYSSGDFIGQLSLLNTLGCYVENATVLEDAQVAAIPKGDFIKLLFENNIVSQKFINLISNNLIEVQTQLLDMAFASVRKRAAKALIELHNKGLITNVPDTGMAIPREDFAGMIGTATETAIRTLSDFKDEGIITTDRSRRIIILTIDKLHKIAERG; encoded by the coding sequence ATGAAAAAAATACTATTAATTGAAGATAATGTTGATGTACGTGAAAATACCGCAGACATTTTAGAATTCGCAAACTACGAGGTAATGACTGCTGAAAATGGTAAAATAGGAATAGCAAAATCAATACAATTTAAACCAGATATCGTAGTGTGCGATATTATGATGCCAGAGCTTGATGGCTACGAGGTATTAAAAGCTTTAGCCAAAAACACTAGTACGGCCAGCATACCTTTCATTTTTCTTACAGCAAAAACAAATAGAGCTGATGTTCGAATGGGTATGAACTTAGGTGCAGATGATTACTTAACCAAACCTTTCGAAGAACATGAATTATTAGAAGCCATTTCGAGTCGTTTAACTAAGAATGAATTTTTAAAAAAAAAAATTTCCAAAAATTTAGAAGGACTTAATTCATTTTTAGATGAAGCATCGGCCTACATAAATATGGAAAGCTTAACTCTAGGGCATACGCTAAAACATTATGAAAAAAAAGATATTATTTTCTGGGAAGGCGATAATGCGCATTCTTTGTATTTTATAGAGAAAGGGGCTGTAAAAACATATAAAAACACTTCAGAAGGAAAAGAATTAGTCACTGGAATTTATAGTTCAGGAGATTTTATTGGACAACTTTCATTATTGAATACTTTAGGATGTTATGTAGAAAATGCTACTGTTTTAGAAGATGCACAGGTGGCGGCAATTCCAAAAGGCGATTTTATTAAATTACTTTTTGAAAATAATATAGTTTCTCAAAAATTCATCAATTTAATATCCAATAATTTAATAGAAGTACAAACACAATTGTTAGATATGGCTTTTGCCTCAGTGCGCAAGAGAGCAGCAAAGGCTCTTATTGAATTACACAATAAGGGTCTTATAACAAACGTACCAGACACTGGAATGGCAATACCGAGGGAAGATTTTGCTGGTATGATTGGGACAGCTACGGAAACCGCCATTAGAACGCTATCTGATTTTAAAGATGAAGGTATCATAACGACAGATCGCAGTCGCCGAATTATTATTTTAACCATTGATAAATTGCATAAAATCGCTGAGCGCGGATAA
- a CDS encoding PAS domain-containing sensor histidine kinase, which produces MAAQLINQELYRSIFESSSQGILVVDDFGSILHANQAIATLFEYPSEDLVTLKLEMLIPIALGGAQSELQKKYADALKRKSFGKFKLLGLKKGGSHLSLLINLHPTIVNGKELVIVFVTDGTENLLLAHELEVSEEKNRAILQALPDIIVIQDREGTFLEIQSSNNFQFPYPIRQIKGKKISDFISGDLECKHILKTLQQVIRIKKMEIIEVAIPILNRKVDFEARIVPFEKDKVLVVLRDITKSKAIQNVLDTRNRALEVAGNGIVIVDAQDPILPIIYCNKSFTELTGYSYEEVIGINCAFLQNDDRDQVAIRTMVKAIKNQESCRVVLRNYRKNGTLFWNEVSITPLFNEEKKLTHFIGVQNDVTEIIENRKKLERYTEKLEETIEGRTTELKATVEKLVATNQDLKDQMVSTKVAEEKIRTSQAMFTAIAQNFPNGVIIVFNTKFELVYVEGEELDRIALKKSDIEGEKLDQISFFSDKQKLKLKEDIKKTLDGAAISSEVDFQGQSYTVNSTPLFGDHRKIVWALFVYNNVTEQKKIQQNLEASLKIEQELNELKSRFISMASHEFRTPLSAILSSAILIGKQNEAGNEERRLKHVFRIRNNVKNLVIILNDFLSLSRLEEGKIIPVSQHFELIEFSKLVMEEMKTTKKDGQKIVLLTEEPKVYVDLDPKLISHVLINLLSNATKYSKENQKILLEISATTTHVTLTISDKGIGIPIEEQEKLFERFFRATNATNIQGTGLGLHIVKHYVELMDGMVSFTSELGKGTSFKVKLPLKMVKS; this is translated from the coding sequence ATGGCAGCTCAATTAATAAATCAAGAATTATATCGAAGTATTTTTGAATCATCTTCACAAGGAATTCTTGTGGTAGATGATTTTGGCTCCATTCTACATGCAAACCAGGCAATAGCAACACTTTTTGAATATCCTTCTGAGGATTTAGTTACTCTAAAATTAGAAATGCTAATTCCTATAGCTTTAGGTGGCGCCCAGTCTGAGCTACAAAAAAAGTATGCTGATGCCCTTAAAAGAAAATCTTTTGGGAAGTTTAAATTGTTAGGACTTAAAAAAGGCGGTTCTCACTTGTCGCTACTGATTAATTTACACCCAACAATCGTAAATGGTAAAGAGCTGGTAATTGTATTTGTAACTGATGGTACTGAAAATCTTTTATTGGCGCATGAATTAGAAGTTAGTGAAGAAAAAAACAGAGCTATTCTCCAAGCACTACCAGATATAATAGTTATACAAGATAGAGAAGGTACGTTTTTAGAGATACAATCTTCCAATAATTTTCAATTTCCTTACCCTATCCGGCAAATAAAAGGTAAAAAAATAAGTGATTTTATTTCTGGTGACCTTGAATGTAAACATATTCTAAAAACACTTCAGCAGGTTATACGTATAAAAAAAATGGAAATTATTGAAGTTGCCATTCCTATTTTAAATAGAAAAGTTGACTTTGAAGCTCGTATTGTACCTTTTGAAAAGGATAAGGTTTTGGTGGTTTTAAGAGATATTACCAAATCAAAAGCAATTCAAAATGTATTAGATACCAGAAATAGAGCACTAGAAGTGGCCGGAAACGGTATTGTTATTGTTGATGCGCAAGACCCTATATTACCTATCATATATTGTAATAAATCTTTCACTGAATTAACGGGGTATTCTTATGAAGAAGTCATAGGAATTAACTGTGCCTTTTTACAGAATGATGATCGAGATCAAGTAGCGATTAGGACTATGGTTAAAGCCATTAAAAATCAAGAATCATGTAGGGTTGTACTTCGAAATTATAGAAAAAATGGAACGCTTTTTTGGAATGAAGTGAGTATTACTCCTTTATTTAATGAGGAAAAAAAACTGACACATTTTATTGGAGTTCAAAATGATGTAACCGAAATTATTGAAAACAGAAAAAAATTAGAGCGTTACACTGAAAAATTAGAGGAAACAATAGAAGGGCGCACCACAGAACTGAAAGCAACAGTAGAAAAGTTAGTAGCAACCAATCAAGATTTGAAAGATCAGATGGTCTCTACAAAAGTTGCAGAAGAAAAAATAAGAACAAGTCAAGCTATGTTTACAGCGATAGCTCAAAACTTTCCTAATGGTGTTATTATTGTATTTAATACAAAGTTTGAATTGGTTTATGTAGAAGGGGAAGAATTAGATCGGATTGCCTTAAAAAAGTCCGATATCGAAGGAGAGAAGCTAGATCAAATATCTTTTTTTTCGGATAAACAAAAATTGAAATTAAAAGAAGATATCAAAAAAACATTAGATGGTGCAGCAATTTCTTCCGAAGTAGATTTTCAAGGGCAGAGCTATACCGTGAACTCAACACCACTTTTTGGTGATCATAGAAAAATAGTATGGGCTTTATTTGTGTATAATAATGTCACGGAACAAAAAAAAATACAACAAAATTTAGAGGCATCTTTAAAAATTGAACAAGAATTAAACGAATTAAAATCACGTTTTATTTCTATGGCTTCTCATGAGTTCAGAACACCGTTGAGCGCTATTTTGTCTTCAGCAATTTTAATTGGTAAACAAAATGAAGCAGGGAATGAGGAGCGCAGGTTAAAACATGTATTTCGGATTCGCAATAATGTAAAAAATTTAGTGATAATTTTAAACGATTTTCTATCATTAAGTAGACTAGAAGAAGGTAAAATTATTCCTGTTTCTCAGCATTTTGAATTAATTGAGTTTTCGAAATTAGTTATGGAAGAAATGAAAACAACCAAGAAAGATGGGCAAAAAATAGTATTGCTAACGGAAGAACCCAAGGTATATGTAGATCTCGACCCTAAATTAATAAGTCATGTACTTATAAATTTACTCTCCAATGCCACCAAGTATTCCAAAGAAAATCAAAAAATACTTTTAGAAATTTCAGCAACTACAACACATGTAACGTTGACCATTAGTGATAAAGGAATTGGTATTCCTATAGAAGAACAGGAGAAGCTTTTTGAGCGTTTTTTTCGAGCAACAAACGCCACAAATATCCAAGGTACTGGACTAGGCCTGCATATTGTAAAACATTATGTTGAATTAATGGATGGAATGGTAAGTTTTACCAGTGAATTGGGAAAAGGCACTTCTTTTAAAGTAAAATTACCTTTAAAAATGGTTAAATCTTAA
- a CDS encoding YtxH domain-containing protein, protein MTDNSGNVLLALLTGAALGAGIGILYAPDKGSETRHKIKRKVEDASHDLSERISHAKDELTKTANEKKDIFDRKLDEAISTMSYKADDIIETLERKLEDLKKKNAQFQK, encoded by the coding sequence ATGACAGACAACAGTGGAAATGTTTTATTGGCATTATTAACCGGAGCTGCACTTGGTGCGGGGATAGGAATATTATATGCCCCAGATAAGGGCAGTGAAACGCGGCATAAAATTAAACGTAAAGTAGAAGATGCAAGCCACGACCTTAGCGAACGTATAAGCCATGCTAAAGACGAACTTACAAAAACAGCCAACGAGAAAAAAGACATCTTTGACCGAAAATTAGATGAAGCCATTTCTACGATGAGCTATAAGGCCGATGATATTATTGAAACTTTAGAACGTAAACTAGAGGATTTAAAAAAGAAAAACGCACAATTTCAAAAGTAG